The Polaribacter sp. Q13 sequence CAACGTTAGCTTTAATTACAAAAAAATGCACAATAGAAATTCAAACTTAGCCGAATCTTTAAATGAGATTTTTTCTACCAAAGAAATTGAATTATTTTTTAATTACGAATTAAATAATGATGATATTACTTTTTTAAAAACATGCATGAAAGAGGTCTTAACTATTATTCCTCCTGACGCATATAACTGTGCTAATTTAAGTTCTCTATTAGGAGCTGTGATTGTCGACCATTCTAAAATCCCTATAGCTATAATGACAGGTCATTTAGATTATAAAGGCTCTAGAGTTTTTAACTGTGAAAAACCAATTTCAATAAAAACAACAAATACAAAGGAAACACTTTGGAAAGGACATTGTTGGATTGAATTTGGTCAATACATCTTAGATATTTCTATTTTTAGAACAGTATACTATTCTGAGAATTTCCCTCCTTTAATTAAACGAGATATCATTAATAAATATGGAGAAGGAAAAGGTGCAATAATGATTCCTAAAGATGCAATTGAAGAATATGGTTTTGAATACACGCCTTGTTTTGCTCTTAATAATGAACAAATAAATGGCTTAGTACAAGGAACAAAAGAAAAATACCTAAATAAAAACTAAAGCTAACACCGTATAAACTTTATTGCTGGTTTTTAGCTCACTTAGGAAATTCCTCCGGAATTTCGCCGTTCGTGTTTTATTTACTAAATTCACTGCTTAAACAACGCAACAAAGCTTATACAACAACGTTGTGTGTAATTTACACGCAACCAAATCGGAATTTGAACATCTAATAAAAAAACAATATTATGAAAAATTTGATTTACTTATTTATTTTGACTTTAGGAATAATTTCTTGCAGTTCTGATGATGAAATTGAAAATAATGAATATGAATTTATAGCGGAGTATTCGACTACTGTAACTGTCGGTGGTGTAGTTGGAATATCTGAGCGAACTTTCGAAATCGGAGAAGTTTACTCTGCTACGGACCAAAGTGCTGATGCAATAACAATAAGAATTGCTGAACATTCGGAATTAAATGATGATTGCCCAAATAGTTGGTGTTATCAAGAATTATTAGATGTTCCGAGTGAATTTCTTCAATTATTAGAATAAGTGATTTGAAAAAAAACTACACACAACACCGTGTATAATTAATTGCTACTTTTAGCTCACTTGGGAAATTCCTTCGGAATTTCGCCGTTCGTGTTTTATTTAGTAAATTCACTGCTTAAACAACGCAACTAATCATACACAACAACGTTGTAGGTAAGCTAAAAACCAAAATAAATCAATGAAATTCGAACTATGAAAAAAGATTCTTATACTGGACTTTCTTGGATGACAGAGGAAATAAAAAATGAATTAATTATAAGAGATAAAATTGTTGAAAATGAAGATATCGAAAGTCTATTTTCTTTAAAAGATAATTCTGACTTTTCAATTGCATTGTATGAAATCCTTGAAAAAAGAAACGAAAAAGAACCTAATTCTCTAAATGAAGTTGAACTAAATTTATTTTTATGTATGAATTTGGAAAATGCTGGTCAAGCGGACAGTATACTTACTTTTCTGCAAGAATGGTTTCCTGAACAGAACGAACAAATAATTAAATCATTAAATGAAATTGGAGCAATTAAATCCGCTGAAATTATAAAAAAAGCGATTGAATTACTTCCCAAAAATGGTAGTTGGTTTTTTGAAAGTTCAACTGAAAACTCCGAAAATATAATGATCAAATTAGATAGTGATTTTTCAAGTTACCCAGATGGTTCAATAGGAGATTTATATAGAAAATATGCTGAAAAACATAAAAGTGAAATATGAAAAAAGCCTACCTACAACACCGTGTAAAAAAAAATGCTAAATTAGAGCTTAATTAAAAGCAGTTGCATTTTTGCAAACAACAATTTTCCTGCGGAAAATAGCCGTTCACAAAAATCGCAACTTTCATTACACAACAACGTTAGCCACAATATGACGAAACTAAAATCCTTATGGAAAAAACCTACAAAAACTTTTGAATTAATTCTTTCTGAAAAAATTAGTTGGTTTAAAGTTTTTTTATTTTTCAGTTCTAACGGTATTGTCTTTTCATACTACTTAATGAAATCTAAAGGTTTAATAAAAATTGAATCTTTTAAAGAAACTATAATCTCAATTATTATGATGTTAATCTTTGGCATTATATATGGAGTTATTTCAAATTTTAGTATTGGATTTTTTATTAAACAAACTGGAAAAATATTTGGCGGAAAAAATGACTTGAAAAAAATATATAATGTTTTGAGTTGGTCTTATTTACCATCAACTTTTTCTGTATATTTTATAATTGTAAATATTTTAATGGCGCGAGTTTTGACAACGGAAATTGAATCAATTGTTGCTATTATTTTAGCTTTATTAGTCGGAATTTTTTCTCTTGCTCAAGCAATTTTAGGAATTTGGCAATTAATTTTAATTTTTAAAGGGCTGAAAGTTGCGCAAGAATTGAATAGTTTGAAAACAATTTTGAATTATATAACGGGAGCTGGAATATTTGGAATTATTTATTATTATTTAATATTTCCACACTTATGAAAAAAATACTGTGGCTAACACCGTATAAACTTTATTGCTGGTTTTAGCTCACTTAGGAAATTCCTCCGGAATTTCGCCGTTCGTGTTTTATTTACTAAATTCACTGCTTAAACAACGCAACAAAGCTTATACAACAACGTTGCAAGTAATAGCGGAAATCACTCAAACTGAAAAAATTTGATTTAAAATTCTAAATTTAGAAAGCGGAAAAAAGCAGATAAAAAAAATATGAAAAACATAA is a genomic window containing:
- a CDS encoding Yip1 family protein, which gives rise to MTKLKSLWKKPTKTFELILSEKISWFKVFLFFSSNGIVFSYYLMKSKGLIKIESFKETIISIIMMLIFGIIYGVISNFSIGFFIKQTGKIFGGKNDLKKIYNVLSWSYLPSTFSVYFIIVNILMARVLTTEIESIVAIILALLVGIFSLAQAILGIWQLILIFKGLKVAQELNSLKTILNYITGAGIFGIIYYYLIFPHL